The Thermococcus thermotolerans genome contains a region encoding:
- a CDS encoding slipin family protein, translating to MVVTTGTVVLGIVLLFVLIILATAIKIVKEYERAVIFRLGRIVGARGPGLFFIIPIFEKAVIVDLRTRVLDVPVQETITKDNVPVRVNAVVYFRVIDPIKAVTQVANYIMATSQIAQTTLRSVIGQAHLDELLSEREKLNLQLQKIIDEATDPWGIKVSTVEIKDVELPSGMQRAMARQAEAERERRARITLAEAERQAAEKLRDAAEIVSQHPMALQLRTLQTISDVAGDRSNVIILPLPMEMLKLFRSLADTAEMARIKLEQEVQEKLEAEAREKAKKE from the coding sequence ATGGTTGTGACGACAGGTACAGTGGTTTTGGGAATCGTTTTGTTGTTTGTTTTGATTATACTGGCGACGGCCATAAAGATAGTCAAGGAGTACGAGAGGGCGGTGATATTCCGCCTAGGAAGGATAGTCGGGGCAAGGGGTCCCGGTCTGTTCTTCATAATCCCGATATTCGAAAAGGCCGTGATAGTTGACCTCCGTACCAGGGTTCTGGACGTTCCCGTCCAGGAGACCATAACCAAAGACAACGTTCCGGTAAGGGTCAACGCGGTTGTTTATTTCAGGGTGATAGACCCAATAAAGGCGGTGACCCAGGTGGCCAACTACATTATGGCCACGAGCCAAATAGCACAGACCACCCTCAGGAGCGTCATCGGTCAGGCACACCTCGATGAGTTGCTCAGCGAGCGCGAAAAGCTCAACCTACAGCTCCAGAAGATTATAGATGAAGCAACCGATCCGTGGGGAATAAAGGTCAGCACGGTCGAGATCAAGGACGTTGAGCTGCCGAGCGGAATGCAGAGGGCGATGGCAAGGCAGGCGGAGGCCGAGCGTGAGAGGCGTGCAAGGATAACCCTGGCTGAGGCAGAGAGACAGGCCGCCGAGAAGCTCCGCGACGCCGCCGAGATAGTGTCCCAGCACCCGATGGCCCTCCAGCTCAGGACGCTCCAGACGATAAGCGATGTCGCCGGAGACCGGAGCAACGTTATAATCCTCCCGCTACCGATGGAGATGCTGAAGCTCTTCCGGAGTCTTGCAGATACAGCTGAGATGGCTAGGATAAAGCTTGAGCAGGAAGTCCAAGAGAAACTGGAAGCTGAAGCACGAGAAAAGGCGAAAAAAGAATGA
- a CDS encoding NfeD family protein, which produces MKSRVALVAVVLLFVLLFQPEVHGQEKVVYVAKVDGMITGYTVDQFDRYISEAERKDAEAIIIELNTPGGRGDAMQAIVTRIQNARVPVIIYVYPSGGMAASAGTYIALSSHLIAMSPGTVIGACRPILGYGQNGSIVEAPPKITNFYIAYLRELARMSGRNETLAEEFITQDRSVTPEEALKYGVIEVIATNVDELIQKADGMETKIPVGGKGKVTLHLKDAKVVYIEPSFKDTVVKYITDPTIAYLLLNLGFIGLIFGFLTPGWHVPETVGAIMLVLGLIGLGYFGYKSAGLVLIVLAMIFFIAEALTPTFGLFTVAGVTTFIIGGIMLFSGAGGEYLVTGETYTLLRIAIIATAVLLGLFFLFGMAAVVRAQKKKPKSGREELVGTVGKVVEELDPEGVIKVRGELWKAVSRNGSRVPVGEEVRVVEVRGLTLIVEPSGKRKEV; this is translated from the coding sequence ATGAAGTCCAGGGTTGCGCTGGTTGCAGTTGTTCTTCTTTTCGTCCTGCTTTTCCAGCCGGAAGTCCACGGCCAGGAAAAGGTGGTCTACGTCGCAAAGGTAGACGGCATGATAACCGGATACACCGTTGACCAGTTCGACAGATACATCAGCGAAGCGGAGAGGAAGGACGCGGAGGCGATAATAATCGAGCTCAACACCCCCGGCGGCAGGGGCGACGCAATGCAGGCCATCGTTACGAGGATCCAGAACGCAAGGGTTCCGGTTATAATCTACGTTTACCCATCCGGGGGAATGGCCGCATCAGCAGGCACTTACATAGCACTGAGCTCCCATCTGATAGCGATGAGTCCCGGCACGGTGATCGGTGCCTGCAGGCCGATACTCGGCTACGGCCAGAACGGGAGCATCGTCGAGGCACCGCCAAAGATCACGAACTTCTACATAGCGTATCTTCGCGAGCTGGCCAGGATGAGCGGCAGAAACGAGACGCTGGCGGAGGAGTTCATAACACAGGACAGAAGCGTGACCCCTGAGGAAGCCCTGAAATACGGCGTTATCGAGGTCATCGCAACCAACGTTGACGAACTCATCCAGAAGGCCGATGGAATGGAAACTAAAATTCCAGTTGGGGGGAAAGGGAAAGTAACCCTGCACCTGAAGGACGCAAAGGTCGTGTACATTGAGCCATCCTTCAAGGACACGGTCGTTAAGTACATAACAGACCCGACGATAGCGTATCTCCTCCTGAACCTTGGATTCATTGGCCTGATATTTGGCTTCCTCACGCCCGGCTGGCATGTCCCTGAGACAGTAGGCGCCATAATGCTAGTCCTTGGCCTCATCGGGCTGGGATACTTTGGATACAAGAGTGCAGGACTCGTTCTTATAGTCCTTGCAATGATATTCTTCATAGCCGAGGCGCTGACGCCGACCTTCGGCCTGTTCACCGTGGCAGGAGTGACGACCTTCATCATCGGAGGCATAATGCTCTTCAGCGGAGCGGGAGGTGAATACCTGGTGACTGGGGAGACCTACACCCTCCTGAGGATCGCAATAATCGCCACGGCGGTTCTCCTCGGCCTGTTCTTCCTGTTTGGAATGGCCGCCGTGGTCAGGGCCCAGAAGAAAAAGCCCAAATCCGGAAGGGAAGAGCTCGTTGGCACGGTCGGCAAAGTCGTCGAGGAGCTTGATCCGGAGGGCGTCATAAAGGTGCGCGGGGAGCTGTGGAAGGCTGTGAGCAGAAACGGGAGCCGGGTACCCGTCGGGGAGGAGGTCCGGGTTGTTGAGGTGAGGGGGCTCACCCTCATAGTCGAACCCTCTGGAAAACGTAAGGAGGTATGA
- a CDS encoding DNA-3-methyladenine glycosylase family protein — MAGIDLRKTTNEMVRNGTWKFENGIFYQAFRDGIAGYDGEDFILPDSWSRRERKSAKEKLSFVLGLDTDLDSFYAEIRDSPFAFLIDEFYGLTVPAAPSPYQALVETIAQQQVSFEFAQRTIANLVELAGRQVGDLHAFPSPERIASLSEEELKRTKLGYRAAYIKSLTELYLAGKLDLELWEWSIDEAVKYLTKFRGIGKWSAELFLAYGLRKNVYPAGDLGLRRGIAKIFGKRVKEVKEKDVRGIIEPYGRWKGLLAFYILCYDRKTEMERKKK, encoded by the coding sequence ATGGCTGGGATTGACCTGAGGAAGACCACGAACGAGATGGTACGCAACGGAACGTGGAAGTTCGAGAACGGCATCTTCTATCAGGCGTTCCGAGACGGCATAGCCGGCTACGATGGAGAGGACTTCATTCTTCCCGATTCGTGGAGCAGGCGGGAAAGAAAGTCCGCGAAGGAAAAGCTGTCCTTTGTCCTCGGCCTCGATACGGACTTGGATTCCTTCTACGCCGAGATAAGAGATTCGCCCTTCGCTTTCCTGATAGACGAGTTCTACGGCTTAACAGTCCCTGCCGCTCCGAGCCCGTACCAGGCGTTGGTTGAGACGATAGCGCAGCAGCAGGTAAGCTTTGAGTTCGCTCAGAGGACCATCGCGAACCTCGTGGAGCTCGCGGGCAGGCAGGTGGGGGATTTACACGCATTCCCATCTCCCGAGAGGATAGCGTCCCTGAGCGAGGAGGAGCTGAAAAGGACCAAGCTCGGCTATCGCGCCGCTTACATAAAGTCACTGACGGAGCTTTACCTTGCCGGAAAGCTCGACCTTGAACTCTGGGAGTGGAGCATTGATGAGGCCGTTAAGTATCTCACAAAGTTCAGGGGAATAGGAAAGTGGAGCGCCGAGCTCTTCCTTGCGTATGGCCTCAGAAAGAACGTCTATCCGGCCGGAGACCTCGGGCTGAGGCGAGGGATAGCGAAGATTTTTGGGAAGCGCGTTAAGGAAGTAAAAGAAAAGGACGTTCGCGGGATAATCGAACCCTACGGTAGATGGAAGGGGCTTCTGGCGTTCTATATCCTCTGCTACGACAGAAAGACCGAGATGGAGAGGAAGAAGAAATGA